The Geomonas agri genome contains the following window.
GCGAACTCTCCTACTACGGCCGAGAAGATGTCGCACCTACTTTCGATTTCGAGCCTCTCCAGACTGCCCGCATTCGCTACGTCTACCTTGATGGTGCCCCCAGAAGCTACTTCCGCGCCGTCCATGATCCCGGCAATGATGGTGTCTTCGGTATCGGTAGCGGCCTCAGACCCGCCACTCCGTACCCGAATCCGGTCCAGCAACGCGGTTCTGAAGGCACCCCGCTTTTTGAAAACAACGATGGCATGGTCTACCACAGTGGCTCCAACCTTGACCTGCGCGGCAGCGGCGGATTGTACTTCGGTTCGATCGCATCAGCAGCAATCGAACCGATGCTCATGTGGTCGGAAGAGGGCGAGGAGGCGACCCTGCGCTTGAATAAAGGGTATGCAAAGTTGGGAGGCAAGGGGCTCGAGTTGGAGGTGGGGCGCGACGAAAACTGGCTGGGACCGGGCTACCGTGGTGCAATCACCCTCACCAACAACGCCAAAAACTTCGATATCATCAAGCTTTCCAGCCCGGAACTGGTGAAAACAAAATACCTGTGGGACCTCAAGTATTCCCTCATTTTCTCCCGACTCGAGAAGACGGTGACCAACGGTCAGGAGCGCCAGCCTTTCTTCTTCGCAGGCAAACTGGCCATGAAGCCGCTCGATAACCTAGAGTTCGGCATCAACTTGGGGCGCCAAGTGGGCGGCCCCGGCGTCGACAACAGCGTTGGCGCTACCGTACGCGGCATGGTTGGCGGCACCGGCGACGACAACTCCAACACCATCGCTGGCTTCGATCTGCGCTATCGTTTGCCCTGGCTGCGTAACACTGAACTGTACGGTGAACTCTCGGGCGAGGACTCAGCCGCGTTCTGGCCCATCGTCGAGAGCTATGTTGCCGGCTTCTACATCCCACGGCTCACCCAAAGCGGACAGGACGACCTCCGCTTCGAGTATTTCCGCGGCCACCGTATCCTCTACACCAACAGCACCTTCCCGGAAGGGTATCTGAGGTATAACATGCCCATCGGCCATTCGCAGGGGGGGGCGACCCAGGACTTCTTCCTGCGCTACAGCCACTGGTTTTCGGTTCGCAACAACCTGGCGCTGGAGGCCTTCCACACCAGGCGCGGCGACTACGGCCGGATGACAGTCGATGCCACCGGCAGCTTCGACCCGGCGGGCGTGATGCAATCCATCGAGCGCAAGAATGCCCTCCGTGCTTCCTGGACCTTCCCGTTCTCCAAAGAGTGGAACGCCCTGCTGCTCTACGGGCAGGAGTGGATCCACAACTACGACCTGCGCGCCGGCGAAACGCAGATGAACCAGTTGGTCCGCGCCGAACTTTCCTACAGGTATTAATGCTCCGCTGACTGCTTTTCTAGCTCTGCATGCTTGCAAAGGACCTTTGCGCGTTGCTTTTGGCAGAAAAGCAGCTTCCTTTGCGCCATGTTCACGTCTTCTCAACGATATATTGGCTGTTTTGGTCAAAAAACGTGCCGGATACGCACTGCTCTTCCCAAACCAAGGGAAGGTAGAGCGCTGCCGGCCTTTTTTCACGTCCCAAAGGACTAAAGTCGGCTTACAAAGGACCGTTGTCTGCTTGCATCGGTACGAAGTCAGCTTGCAGAGGTGGGAAGTTGACCGGCAAGGCCCCAAAAGCAGTGCGTGGAACTGTTTTGCAGATTGGATAGGGCTGGGATCAGGTGACGCTAAGGGGAACTGCCGGTGTGATAGTGGAAACGCCCGCTGACGCGGGCGTTTCGGCGGGGTGTTAGGTGGGCATGAAGAAGAGGGGCGGGGTCCAGGGACCTGGACCTTCGGGCATGATCCACCTCATCCTGAATGCATACTGCTGACCCGGGGTCAAGCCCTCCACCTCCATGTTTTTGAACTGGCCGAATACTGCGGCATGCTTCCAATTTCCTTCCACCGTAGGATCGCCCGTCGTGGTGTGGACCTCGCAACTCGCGGCGCGAGCAACCTTCTTGGCCTTGGCGATAACCGCGCCTCGCTTTATCCCTTGAGACATAATCACGCTTGGATAAGTCGGCAGATGTTTTACCTGGGCCGACGTGGACTCCTTGGTGTAATCAAAGCCGGAAGATGTGAGGATTTCGACGTTGCCTTTGGCGATGAGGTCGACGAAGTCACCCAGTTCATTGAGCTCAACTATGAACTGGGCGCGCAGACTCTTACGCAGTGCGACGCTCTGCCTCGCACCGCTACGTGCTTCGAGGCAGGAATTGTCGAACCTTCCCAGTGTGTCCTTTACTTGCACAAGGGGGGTCACACCTTCCGGGTAGGGTTCCTTAAAAAAGGGGTTGTTCGTCATCGAGGTTACGATTACCTTCCCTTGTGCGCTCAGGCTGGCGTCGTTTAGACGGCCCAAGCTGCGTTTGACCTTCGGTTTTTTGCCCATGTGCACGTCTCCTTTGTATTGGTTTTAACTAATCCAACGCCGGAAGTCTCCCACCATTAAGAAGGAATGCAAGTCGTAAAAAAATTGCCGACGACTCTTGCCGTTAGCTTACCTCGGCAAGGAGGGTAACCCTTGTGCTGGCTTCAGAGGTGTGGGATAATCGCACCCGCTGCAATTTTCTCAGAAAGTTCTACTACTGAGGCCGCCATGAAAAAAGACAACCTTGAGGTGCTGCTGGAAGACATGAACAGAAAGTTCGATCTCGTGTTGGAAGGACATGAGGTGCTTCGCAGCGAGATCCGTGAACTCAGCCATAAGACCGATGAGCGCTTCGACCTCGTAGAATTCAAAATCGAAACGTTGGGTAAAAGGGTGGATGGACTTGAGAAAAAGGTGGATAACCTTGAGACAAAGGTGGATAACCTTGAGACAAAGGTGGACAACCTTGATGTAAAAGTGGACAAAATAGCTGTCGATCTTTCCGCCCACAGAGCCGATACCGAGGTGCATACCGGCGCCTATCGTGTGATGGAGAGGGAGGAGTAGCAGAGCCTGGAAAGCCGGCGAGACGCTGGATGTCGCAGCCTCATATTACCCTTTCCCCTTTATTTCCCGCCAGATTCGCGCTATATTCTCTCCCTCGATAACGGCTACCGTCAAAAGGACCCACATGCCTGCGATGTACTGTGAGTTTTATGGCTTCAGGGAAAGCCCCTTCACCATCACTCCCAATCCCCGCTTTCTGTTCATGAGCGAGCGACACCGGGAGGCGTACGCGCACCTGCTCTATGCGGTGAACAACCGGGCCGGCTTCGTGGAGTTGACCGGCGAGGTGGGCACCGGCAAGACTACGCTGCTGCGCACCTTCCTGAACCGTCTGGACCAGGAGGGGCACCGCACCGCCCTCATCTTCAACCCATGCCTCTCGGACCTGGAGCTTTTGAAGAGCGTGAACCGCGAGTTCGGGTTGCTCTGGGAGTCGGAGAGCAGGGTGGAACTGTTGCAGGTGCTGAACACCTTCCTGTTAGAGCAGAAGCAGGCAGGGCGCAGCGTGGTGCTGGTGATGGACGAGGCGCAGAACCTCCCCGTCGAGGTGCTGGAACAGATCCGCCTGATCTCGAACCTGGAAACGGAAACCGACAAGCTGCTCCAGATCGTCCTCTCAGGTCAACCGGAACTGCTGTCGGTCCTCGGCCGCAAGGAGCTGCGCCAGTTGGACCAGCGCATTACGGTGCGTTACCATCTGCTGCCTATGGATTTCGACAGCACCCAGTCCTACATCGATCACCGCATGGAGCTGGCGGGGTGTTACCGGGCCGCCGAGTTCTCTAAATCTGCGATGAAACAGATCTATCGGTTCTCAGGTGGGGTACCGCGGCTGGTAAACGTCGTTTGCGACCGGGCGCTCCTGATCGGGTTCACCGAGGAGGCAAGGACCATCACCGGCCCGATGGCGGCACAGGCTGTCGCCGAGGTTGGTGGACGGTCGCCCTATGGCCTGGCAGCGCAGGTGTTGCGGCGCCTGACCGGGGGGCTGCCGCGCTGGCGCAGCTGATCGCAATTTACTATTCGAGGCCCCTATGAGTTCGATACTGAAAGCATTGGAGAAAGTGGACGAGTCCCAGCGTTCCCGCCGCCCCGCTGGCACCGCTGGGCTCCCTAAAGCCAGGGGGCGTCGCGCCACGTGGATGATCCCGGCCTGCACCCTTGGTGGAGCGGCCATCGCCACCTTGGCGACCTACGCCATCATGGGCGGCTTCACCCACCCGGCCGCACAGGTCGCGCCGAAGGGCACCGAAACAGTGTCGACTTCCACCCCGGTGGCTGCCGCTCCCACCAATGCGGCACCGGCGGTCCACCTGGAGGCCAAGGAGGTCATTGCCGAACAAAGGACTGCCGCTCCGGCAGCCGCATCCGTCGCCCCCGTTAATTCGGCGCGGCCTGACGCCGCGGCTGCCCAGGTTGTGGCTAAACCGGCGGCTCCGGCCGTCGCGACCAAACAGGCGGTGCACCCGGTTGTCAAGCCTATCACCCAGGCGGCTGCCAAGGCAGCTACTCAAGCCCAGGTCCCGGCGAAGGTCGCGGCGAAGCAACTGGCTCAGCCCTCTGTTGCCGCCAAGGTGCCTGTCGCTGCTCAATCGGCTTCCGTGCACCCGGCACCGGTAGTTGCTGCATCGACTCCTGTCGTGGCCCCGGTGGCTCAGCAGAAGTCCAGGCCTGATATCCGCGTTACCGGTATCGCCTGGCAAAACAGCAGCGAGTCGAGCTTCGCCATGGTGAACGGTAGTCCGTTGCGCCAGGGCAACGTCGTGAACGGCTACAAGATCGAGCAGATCTATGAAGACAGCGTCCGGTTTTCCAACAGCAAGGGGAACAGCTTGGTGGTGCCGCTGGGGGCTGGCGAGGAGTAGGGGAAATGTCACCGGAACCCGAAATGGACCAGCAGCAGTGGGAGGCCCTTTGCGAGCAATGTGGCCTTTGCTGTTTTGAGAAGCTGGAGGATGAAGACGGCAGGATCATGTTCACCTCGACCCCCTGTCGCTACCTCGACATCACTACCAGGCGCTGCAAGATCTACAAGAAGCGTTTCAAGATCTTCCCCGAATGCGTCCAACTCACGCCGGAATTGGTCAAGGAACTCAAGTGGCTGCACCGAAGCTGCGGCTACAAGAAGGCCATGCGGAAAGGCATCCTGTAAAGCATTTAACAGGGATAAAGGGGATAAAAGGGATAAAAGGGATAAAAGGGATAAAAATAAAAGACGGTTGTTAACGCAAAGGCGCATTGACCGAGAAAACATATTACAGGTACAGGGTGCGGGGTGAACCAGGGACATTGATGTATCCCCTTTATCCCTTGTGTCCCTGTTAAGAACGGTTTCAAAGGGAGTGTAATGGCAGAAAACAAGCAGGCAGCTGTAGTAAAACTTTCGGAGCGCGACTTTCGGGCGCTTTCTCTTCAACAGAAAAAGGATTACCTGAGGGCGGTGTCCGGCAAGGAAAAGATGGACCTGATCGTTGCCGACCCCGAGGCCAGGAGGCTTGCCGCCGGTCTGCAGCCACAGGAATTCTTCTGGCTCATGAAAGAGGTGGGTGAGGCGGATTCCGTGGATCTGCTGCAGCTGGCTTCCGCGGATCAGTGCGTATTTATCATGGATATGGAGCTTTGGGATGGCTGGACCTTCTCCGAAGACCAGGCTTGCCATTGGCTCACCTACTTCATAGAGGGGGGCGAGGCGCGGATTCATGAGCTGCTCAAGCACCTCGACTTCGAGCTGCTGCAACTGCTGTTGAGCCGCGAGATCATCGTCGGCGGGGGCATCGGCGACCAGGGGAACGACGATGAGCGCCTGGCCGACTACGACCACACCTTCGACGACGTGTTCATGATCAAGTTCAAGAACCCCAAACACAGCCAGCTGGTCGGGGCGTTCCTTTCCATGCTGGTCAAACTGGATAACGGGCTGTACACCGCACTCATGGAAGGTGTGAAAGGGGACGTGGACCTGGAGCTCGAGGAGCAATGCCAGCGCTTCCGCACCGGCAGGCTGCAGGACCTTGGCTTCCCGCCGCTGGATGAGGCGCTGTCGATCTATGCCCGCATCCACCCCGACCGTTTCGAACTCCAAGGGGGCAAAGAACTGGCCTCGGCGGGGGAGGGGGGACAGCTGATGCCGGTCTTTGCCGACGAGGGCACCCTGCTGTCCCGCGCCTTGGCGCGGTCCAATTCCGAGACCGCGTCACAGGAGCTGAACTACCTGGTCAACTGCGCCCTGGTGGCCGAGGGGCAGGCTTTCCACGAGCCCGAGTCCATGTTCGGGGTAATGCACAGGGTCTGCGGCTATCTCAACATCGCGCTAGAGACGTTGGCGCCGGGTGATGATAGCAAAGCGGCGCAGCTTCTGGCAGAAGAGGAGCTGAAGCGGCTGTTCCAGCTTGGCTACAGCATCGTCCTTCAGCTCAAGTTCGTTGCGCGCGACACCGAAACGGTCGATTACGCCACTGGAAAACTTCTTGCCGGTCTGAAATCCAAGCGTCCGCGTTTCTACCGCGGCCTCGACGCCGACGGTGTCGACGGTTACCGCGAGTTCCGCGACCTCGAAGACGTGCGGCGGGTATCGGACCTGCTGGCCCAGTTGCAGGGGGAATAAAACCTATTTAACAGGGATAAAAGGGATAAAGTCATAAAATCCAGGTTTTAACGCGAAGGCGCAAAGGCACAGAGTAATCTGGAAACGGGTCCACGTCTGGTTAAGCCAGATGCCTTTTATCCCGTTTATCCCTGTTAATCGTTTTTCGGTTTCCTGCTTTTGCGGACCCTGCTTTCCTGTTCGTTGCAAACCTCCTCCCTCATTGGTATCCTCTTAGGCATTTGCTGCAGCCGTCAACGGGGGGGAGGATGAAGGTCCTGGTCGTCGACGATTCCAGAAACGATCGCAAGGTCATCCGCTACAACTTCGAGTGGCATGGCTGCCATGTCGTTGAGGCCGCTAACGGCAAGCAGGGGCTCGAGGTAGCCGCGGCCGAAGCCCCCGACCTCATCATCTCCGACTGCCTCATGCCGGTCATGGATGGCTTTCGATTCCTCCACGAACTCCAGAAATTCGAAGATTTACGCAAGATTCCCTTTATATTCTACTCGGCGATCTACACCGGCAGCAGAGAGGCTGAACTCGCGGCCGCCCTGGGGGCCACGGCCTTCCTTGAGAAACCGATGCGTCCCGATGAGTTGTGGGACGCGGTGGGGCGGCTTTTGGCGGCTGAACTGGCGAGCGAACGCGACGCGCAGTCGCACGCCATGCACGAGGAGGAGTTTCTCAGGGATTACAGCCAGGTGGTGGCTACCCGGCTGGAAGAGAAGGTCAGGGAACTGACCGAGGAAAACGAGAGCCTGCTGAGATTGAACGGCGAGTTGGAGCGCAGGGTGGTGGAGCGGACCTCTCAACTGGAATCGGCCAACCGGGACCTGGAAATGTTCAGCTACTCCGTTTCCCATGATCTGCGGGCCCCATTACGACACCTCGAGGGTTTCAGCCAGGCCCTTACCGAGGAGTACGCCGCCAAACTCAACACCATAGGGAACGACTACCTGGAAAGGATCAGGCGCTCCAGCCGCCGCATGGCCGACATGCTGGATGCAATCCTGGAGCTGTCCCGTAGCGTCAGGGGAAAACTGGCCAGGGAAGACGTGGACCTGAGCGCGCTGACCCGCGAGGTCGTAGGGCAACTGGCCCGTTCGCAGCCCGAGCGCAAGGTCGATGTTCGCGTTGCTGAGGGAATGGTGACGCGGGGAGATGCGCGCCTGTTGAAGGTGGTGCTGGAGCACCTGCTCGGGAATTCCTGGAAATTTACCCAGCACCAGGCGCAGGCCGTGGTGGAGATGTTTCCAACCGAGTGGGATGGGCATTGTGCCTTCGCCGTCCGGGACAACGGGGCGGGGTTCGATATGGCCTACTCGGACAAACTGTTCTCGCCGTTCCAGCGGATGCACGGCCAGGACGAGTTCCCCGGGCGCGGCATCGGACTTGCCATTGTGAAGCGGATCGTCAGCCGCCACGGCGGCAAGGTAAAGATAGAAGCTGAAGTGGGGCGGGGCGCTACGGTGACGTTTGCCGTCTAACGCGCTGCCAGTCTACCGGTCAATTCCCCGCCGCGCGTGCCGGTGATCAACACGGTGACCTCATGGTTGACCAAATCCTCACACTCCTCGATCAGCACCGGAAGGTAGTTCCTCGATAACCCTTTGCGTCCACCCTCGTCCTTTTGCACCAGTACCTGCAGTTCCCGGCCGACGAATCGTGCCGCGTACTCCGCCTTTTTCTTTTCCGACAGGAGGCGCAGCGCCTCGGCCCGTTCCTTGATCACACGTGGCTGGACCTGGGCTGCCATGGTCGCGGCCGGAGTTCCGGGACGCTGGGAGAAGGGGAACACGTGCAAGTAGGCCAAGGGGAGCGACTCGATGAAGGAGAGCGTCTCCTGGAACTCCTCCTCAGTCTCGCCGGGGAACCCCGCGATGACGTCGGAACCGATGCTGACGTCGGGCATGGCAGCAACCAGTGCCTCTACGACGGAGCGGAACAGTGTGGTGTCGTAGCCGCGGTTCATGCGGGCCAGGACGCCGTCGGAGCCGCTTTGCAGCGGCAGGTGCAGGTGGGGGCAGACCATCTTCGATCCAGCCATGAACTCGATCATCTCGGCGGGGACCTCGGTCGGTTCCACCGAGCCTATCCGCAGCCGACGTACCACCCCCTGGTCCTCCGCCAGGCGCATCAGGCCGAGCAGGTCGGTGGCGGGCTCGAGGTCGAGGCCGTAGGCGCCCAAGTGGATGCCGGTCAGGACGATCTCCTGGAATCCCTTGGCGGCGAAGGCTGCCATGCCGTCCAGCGCCTCCTGGGGCGCGACGCTCCTGCTGGCCCCGCGAGCGTAGGGCACGATGCAGTAGGCGCAACGCGCGTCGCAGCCATTTTGTACCTGCAGGAAAGCGCGGGTATGTTCCGCGAAACTCTCCAGCGGCGTTCTCTCTCCCGAACGCTGCTGCGAGATGTCGCTCACCACTGCCTGTGGTGCATCCCCCAGACC
Protein-coding sequences here:
- a CDS encoding capsule assembly Wzi family protein, whose product is MRLFIAVFFVVVVFSSSAFALSSPNIPLESPIYSYLEKLSGFGLISSDVKGIRPFSRAEAARLVKEAEARSATTATPPLAEELLDRLRDLLPRELSYYGREDVAPTFDFEPLQTARIRYVYLDGAPRSYFRAVHDPGNDGVFGIGSGLRPATPYPNPVQQRGSEGTPLFENNDGMVYHSGSNLDLRGSGGLYFGSIASAAIEPMLMWSEEGEEATLRLNKGYAKLGGKGLELEVGRDENWLGPGYRGAITLTNNAKNFDIIKLSSPELVKTKYLWDLKYSLIFSRLEKTVTNGQERQPFFFAGKLAMKPLDNLEFGINLGRQVGGPGVDNSVGATVRGMVGGTGDDNSNTIAGFDLRYRLPWLRNTELYGELSGEDSAAFWPIVESYVAGFYIPRLTQSGQDDLRFEYFRGHRILYTNSTFPEGYLRYNMPIGHSQGGATQDFFLRYSHWFSVRNNLALEAFHTRRGDYGRMTVDATGSFDPAGVMQSIERKNALRASWTFPFSKEWNALLLYGQEWIHNYDLRAGETQMNQLVRAELSYRY
- a CDS encoding ExeA family protein; its protein translation is MPAMYCEFYGFRESPFTITPNPRFLFMSERHREAYAHLLYAVNNRAGFVELTGEVGTGKTTLLRTFLNRLDQEGHRTALIFNPCLSDLELLKSVNREFGLLWESESRVELLQVLNTFLLEQKQAGRSVVLVMDEAQNLPVEVLEQIRLISNLETETDKLLQIVLSGQPELLSVLGRKELRQLDQRITVRYHLLPMDFDSTQSYIDHRMELAGCYRAAEFSKSAMKQIYRFSGGVPRLVNVVCDRALLIGFTEEARTITGPMAAQAVAEVGGRSPYGLAAQVLRRLTGGLPRWRS
- a CDS encoding YcgN family cysteine cluster protein, coding for MSPEPEMDQQQWEALCEQCGLCCFEKLEDEDGRIMFTSTPCRYLDITTRRCKIYKKRFKIFPECVQLTPELVKELKWLHRSCGYKKAMRKGIL
- a CDS encoding DUF6178 family protein, which codes for MAENKQAAVVKLSERDFRALSLQQKKDYLRAVSGKEKMDLIVADPEARRLAAGLQPQEFFWLMKEVGEADSVDLLQLASADQCVFIMDMELWDGWTFSEDQACHWLTYFIEGGEARIHELLKHLDFELLQLLLSREIIVGGGIGDQGNDDERLADYDHTFDDVFMIKFKNPKHSQLVGAFLSMLVKLDNGLYTALMEGVKGDVDLELEEQCQRFRTGRLQDLGFPPLDEALSIYARIHPDRFELQGGKELASAGEGGQLMPVFADEGTLLSRALARSNSETASQELNYLVNCALVAEGQAFHEPESMFGVMHRVCGYLNIALETLAPGDDSKAAQLLAEEELKRLFQLGYSIVLQLKFVARDTETVDYATGKLLAGLKSKRPRFYRGLDADGVDGYREFRDLEDVRRVSDLLAQLQGE
- a CDS encoding hybrid sensor histidine kinase/response regulator, producing MKVLVVDDSRNDRKVIRYNFEWHGCHVVEAANGKQGLEVAAAEAPDLIISDCLMPVMDGFRFLHELQKFEDLRKIPFIFYSAIYTGSREAELAAALGATAFLEKPMRPDELWDAVGRLLAAELASERDAQSHAMHEEEFLRDYSQVVATRLEEKVRELTEENESLLRLNGELERRVVERTSQLESANRDLEMFSYSVSHDLRAPLRHLEGFSQALTEEYAAKLNTIGNDYLERIRRSSRRMADMLDAILELSRSVRGKLAREDVDLSALTREVVGQLARSQPERKVDVRVAEGMVTRGDARLLKVVLEHLLGNSWKFTQHQAQAVVEMFPTEWDGHCAFAVRDNGAGFDMAYSDKLFSPFQRMHGQDEFPGRGIGLAIVKRIVSRHGGKVKIEAEVGRGATVTFAV
- the mtaB gene encoding tRNA (N(6)-L-threonylcarbamoyladenosine(37)-C(2))-methylthiotransferase MtaB, whose amino-acid sequence is MKRIAITTLGCKINQFESAAMTEALQQDGYSFVPFSESADIYVINSCTVTAKTDAESRRLIRRATRMNPEARVVITGCYAQMAGDELLKLPGVNLILGNSEKKDIVGFIKGLGDAPQAVVSDISQQRSGERTPLESFAEHTRAFLQVQNGCDARCAYCIVPYARGASRSVAPQEALDGMAAFAAKGFQEIVLTGIHLGAYGLDLEPATDLLGLMRLAEDQGVVRRLRIGSVEPTEVPAEMIEFMAGSKMVCPHLHLPLQSGSDGVLARMNRGYDTTLFRSVVEALVAAMPDVSIGSDVIAGFPGETEEEFQETLSFIESLPLAYLHVFPFSQRPGTPAATMAAQVQPRVIKERAEALRLLSEKKKAEYAARFVGRELQVLVQKDEGGRKGLSRNYLPVLIEECEDLVNHEVTVLITGTRGGELTGRLAAR